A stretch of Spirosoma oryzicola DNA encodes these proteins:
- a CDS encoding right-handed parallel beta-helix repeat-containing protein, translating to MKVLFRVVVLVGLSLSSYAQQLTLAQMYAKIDNSFPDNVAGKISAAQMRARFKDLALYFFQTGTPDGQPFTRSQARAISAPSNDAKFNLLFITDKGLEGSFVYDAADNSTADDGVLTLVSASGRRYKRIYDVAKISWFGAKGDGINDDGPAFVKAIQSGLTVRVPKTNAYYRINNRVVISNKTGFEIQATGAKILNSDTTKASFLFQNCSDFTIQGGVWGYAFIPKQNGGNDQHIMHIDQCQNVVLRKAELRYGPEMGLAITNCNNVTVEGNYIHHTFRDGVYSRYNANLYILNNLVRHIKDDGLSIHDKDNRDPGVDASKAILRSYGYSQTSNVTLQGNDISNVYQGVGSIAAYNLQILNNTIKNTVIAGIAVFNINNDDPATASNIRIESNSLDSTNRTTLINGKLYSNSGQSGTGRAAIATISLGNNNQIGQGETKRLKNIAVLNNTVKNSGAHGFFGRTFDGLTLSKNTFQDCAGPNPSTTLSGDVIEIGEGTDYDETNNTVIDTRSTPLHHYAFSLNNVIGQYNTSFVRGTTAGERQTLNAAPTSDRVKYGIVGTSATNVNTSGATSFNAVQTPNIYQIAGGAWNTSISAPTALATAGNLHVSVSNDAITQEAFDYLGNKAWRVLNGYHSSNNWSEWTYALKPLIKSAVPTTDEVPVNNSRVVVNPGTWVRYYVNLGGQLWYSQMTTN from the coding sequence ATGAAGGTACTTTTTCGGGTAGTTGTGCTGGTCGGCCTTTCGCTGAGCAGCTACGCGCAGCAACTCACGCTGGCGCAGATGTACGCCAAAATTGATAACAGCTTTCCCGACAATGTGGCGGGCAAGATTTCGGCGGCTCAGATGCGGGCACGGTTCAAGGATCTCGCGCTGTACTTCTTTCAGACCGGCACCCCCGATGGTCAGCCCTTTACCCGCTCCCAGGCCCGCGCCATCAGTGCGCCGAGCAACGACGCAAAGTTCAACCTGCTTTTTATTACCGACAAAGGACTCGAAGGCTCGTTTGTGTACGATGCTGCCGATAACTCAACCGCCGACGATGGCGTGTTGACACTCGTCAGCGCGTCAGGCCGTCGCTACAAACGCATTTACGACGTTGCGAAAATTAGCTGGTTCGGCGCAAAAGGCGATGGTATCAACGATGATGGCCCGGCCTTCGTGAAGGCAATTCAATCGGGCTTAACGGTCAGGGTACCTAAGACAAACGCTTATTACCGGATCAATAATCGGGTCGTTATTTCGAATAAAACAGGCTTTGAGATTCAGGCGACGGGGGCTAAGATACTCAACAGCGATACGACAAAAGCCTCGTTCCTGTTTCAGAACTGTTCTGATTTTACGATTCAGGGGGGCGTGTGGGGCTACGCCTTTATTCCAAAGCAGAACGGCGGCAACGATCAGCACATCATGCACATTGATCAGTGTCAGAACGTAGTCTTGCGCAAAGCCGAGTTGCGCTACGGACCAGAAATGGGGCTTGCTATTACCAACTGCAACAACGTGACTGTAGAAGGCAACTACATTCATCACACCTTTCGTGACGGCGTGTATTCCCGCTACAACGCCAATCTGTACATTCTGAATAATTTAGTTCGACACATTAAGGATGACGGACTATCGATTCACGATAAAGACAACCGCGATCCGGGTGTTGATGCATCGAAAGCAATCCTGAGAAGTTACGGCTATTCGCAAACGAGCAACGTTACGCTTCAGGGCAATGATATCAGCAATGTATATCAGGGTGTCGGCTCAATAGCGGCTTACAATCTTCAGATTCTCAATAACACGATTAAAAATACGGTCATCGCCGGTATTGCTGTATTCAATATCAATAACGACGATCCGGCAACGGCGAGTAATATCCGCATTGAAAGCAACAGCCTGGATTCAACCAACCGGACTACGCTCATTAATGGCAAGCTGTACAGCAACAGCGGCCAATCGGGAACAGGCCGGGCCGCTATTGCAACAATCAGCCTGGGCAACAACAATCAGATCGGCCAGGGCGAAACCAAGCGGCTTAAAAACATCGCCGTCCTGAATAACACGGTTAAAAATTCGGGGGCACATGGTTTCTTCGGGCGCACGTTCGACGGGCTTACGTTGTCCAAAAATACGTTTCAGGACTGCGCAGGCCCGAACCCGTCAACAACGTTGTCGGGCGACGTAATCGAAATCGGCGAGGGTACCGACTACGACGAAACGAATAATACAGTTATCGATACCCGTTCGACACCACTCCACCACTACGCGTTTTCACTGAACAACGTAATTGGTCAGTACAACACATCATTCGTAAGGGGCACGACGGCGGGCGAACGGCAAACGCTCAACGCAGCGCCGACCAGTGACCGGGTCAAGTATGGCATTGTCGGTACCAGTGCTACGAACGTCAACACATCGGGCGCTACCAGCTTCAACGCGGTACAGACGCCGAACATCTACCAAATCGCGGGTGGCGCGTGGAATACATCCATATCCGCACCAACCGCACTCGCTACCGCAGGCAATCTACACGTTTCGGTATCCAATGATGCGATAACGCAGGAAGCGTTTGATTACCTCGGCAACAAAGCGTGGCGTGTTTTGAATGGTTACCACAGCTCAAACAACTGGTCAGAATGGACCTACGCTCTGAAACCATTGATCAAATCGGCGGTACCGACAACGGACGAAGTACCCGTTAATAATTCCCGTGTTGTGGTCAATCCTGGTACGTGGGTTCGCTACTACGTGAATCTGGGTGGCCAGTTGTGGTATTCCCAAATGACAACGAACTAA
- a CDS encoding Ig domain-containing protein, giving the protein MTSLKSFLSDGSSTGAVVRVPANKIRLPKSNFVAVAFLPKNTLPELGSSYTPPGGTAATLTAANLVSVITLLAINGIATVFGNGTVSGKRGKYKADEETTIFGSQRTAEDTDEGEIVFEIMFKYAYHNTEFMNQLRKRSGKDDIYFFTDRSVEVVRADIHEPVYKNSNNGEVTGNNKENLTSGGFGVIIGSDGDIVPEFGNFEKSLSASNFQYTFGVPTVTGTGLTASLSGTVINKTAPGTGTIANAVAETVTAGVVAYRVYLEGDSALPAGITIDSATGTVTVAANLTAGSYKVIVAAENKVGVIGEYRFTLIAA; this is encoded by the coding sequence ATGACATCACTTAAAAGCTTCCTTTCCGATGGCTCGTCAACTGGAGCAGTCGTTCGGGTACCCGCCAACAAGATTCGACTACCTAAGTCAAACTTTGTGGCCGTTGCCTTCTTACCCAAAAATACCTTACCCGAATTGGGTAGCTCGTACACCCCACCCGGTGGTACTGCCGCCACACTTACCGCTGCCAATCTGGTTTCGGTGATTACGCTACTCGCTATCAACGGTATTGCTACAGTTTTTGGTAATGGTACGGTATCGGGTAAGCGGGGTAAGTACAAAGCCGACGAAGAAACAACGATTTTTGGCTCGCAGCGTACCGCCGAAGATACCGACGAAGGGGAGATCGTGTTCGAGATTATGTTCAAGTACGCCTACCACAACACGGAGTTTATGAACCAGCTTCGTAAGCGTTCGGGGAAAGACGATATCTACTTCTTTACCGACCGTTCAGTTGAGGTTGTACGGGCTGACATTCACGAACCTGTGTACAAAAATTCCAACAACGGCGAGGTAACTGGCAACAACAAAGAAAATCTGACATCGGGCGGCTTTGGCGTTATAATTGGTTCGGATGGGGATATCGTGCCGGAATTCGGAAACTTCGAGAAGAGCCTATCCGCTTCCAACTTCCAGTACACCTTCGGCGTCCCGACTGTGACAGGAACCGGCCTTACGGCTTCTTTGTCGGGTACGGTGATCAACAAAACGGCACCTGGTACGGGCACGATTGCCAACGCGGTGGCAGAAACGGTTACGGCGGGCGTTGTGGCCTACCGCGTTTATCTGGAAGGCGATTCGGCTTTACCCGCTGGTATAACGATCGATTCGGCAACTGGTACGGTAACCGTCGCGGCTAACCTAACAGCAGGTTCGTACAAGGTTATCGTTGCCGCAGAAAACAAGGTTGGCGTCATCGGTGAATACCGCTTTACGCTAATTGCTGCTTAA